In the Mesoplodon densirostris isolate mMesDen1 chromosome 6, mMesDen1 primary haplotype, whole genome shotgun sequence genome, atattttgaggtttgattgtgctaagattgtttggccacgtacctggtaatgtaatcaactacaatatataaacctgtgattgtgaagaataaagacataagagaaacatgcaatgctgatactttaagaagtgtaatagaattatttccttcgccgacgctatccatccctcgggtgtccctggactcgctggagctggactccggcaCACGTTCAGCATAAAAAGAGCCTATCCAGCAACGGAGTGGGGTCACCTTTTGCGGCGGTGTCCGGGCCCGGTTAGGCCGGAACACCCCTCCCCCGCTCCCACCCCTTCCCGCCCGCTTCACGAACTGGGGCTTCTCGGCTCGCCCTAGAGGCTCTGCGCTCTGGGGAGGCCGGAACCTCGCCTCTCCGCTTCCCCCTCTCGCctgcctgcccctgccctccccccgcgCCCAGCGCCGCGCCGGGTGCGCCGGAGAAGCTCAACACGTATCAATTGAATTGAACTGCTGCGGGCGCAGGCTGTACGCCGCCGCCGAGCCCAGATCAGCACGACGTTACCGAGTGGAAATTTATGGAGCGAACGGTGTAAGCCAAAAGTTGCTCCCTGCCAAGGAAAATAAAACGCGGGAGATAATCTCCCAAGGCAGGGGTGAGGGGTCAGGACAGACCCTCTAATCATCTGAGATGCAGACTGTGAAATGCCCGAGAACGGGGAGAAATTCTGGTGGATCTCCACTCCCCTACCGCCCCCACTCCCGCCTCCTTGTGCCCCACGggctgcctcctccatcccccgCCTCTCCAAACAATTCCCACACAATCGAAACGTCCGGGGAACTCGGGCGCGGAGTTCGGGCGGAACGGCCACCGTTGCCCAAGATAGTGTTTTCAGGTAGCTCTTGACACCGAAATGGTAAAGGGCTTCTCCGGGAGGAAGGGGGGACCCAGGGCGGGGATGCGCACCGACGCGCACTCGCCAGGCTCTCCTTGGTTTCGGAGGGGACGCACGACCGGGAGAGCGCAGCGCTGGTGGCGAGAGGAGGCAGCGGCGGCTGCCGCTGGGGTTTGACAGCTTTGGCTGAGCAGAGTGCTAGGCGCTTTACGGTAATTGCGGTCCTCCACTGGCCTTCTGGGTAGCGAGGGGAGTCTCGGCGCGCGGCTAGGAGAGCCGCCCCCACCGCCCCCCATCCCCTCGGCTCAGGATCAACAggccgcccgcgccgccgccgccgcccaagtCGGTCTCTCGCTTGCCCAGGACGCGCGCCCGGGCGGGGTGTGCGCAGCCAACTCGGTCCAAGCCGGGGAGGGGAGGACAAGGGGCGAGGGGGACGCCACCCAAGTGGTCTGGGGTTCGGACCCAGATAGGCGAAACGCGCCGGGAATCGATGACGGCTGGGGAAACTCGGGCAAACCTTTCTTGGGGAATCACCCCTCCGACACCCCACCGCCCAGGCGCTGCAACGGAGGGTAAGCGGAAGGTGAGCGGAGGCTGGGGGAGCTCAAACTTGCGAGAGCtggaggcggcggcgggcgggcggcTGTCGCCCGAGCGCTGCGcctgcggggggaggggaggcggctgctgggagggagggagggcgggcgagagggcggagggagggggaggaggaagaggagggaactaGGGAGGGGGGACGCGTTGGGATCGCGGCGTGCGGCGGCAGACGGAACCTGGGCTCCCAGCGGCGAGGTGAGGCGGAGCTATGCTCCTTGCTGAACGCGGACCGAGCTCGGCGGCAGCGGGGAAGACGTGCCGGAGCCCAGACCGTGACCGAGAGCGGGAGCgaagcggcagcggcggcggagGGGGAGCCCGCGAGCTGCCGGGCGGGGAGCCCAAGCCACGCTGTCGCCGCGCAGGGAAGACTTGgccaacacactcacacacacacattcacacacccaGCCCGAGCGGGCGCTCGCGGCTAATCGTCAACATGGCGCTGGGGCTCCTGCCCGAGCGCGGGCGGCAGCAGCGGCGACGCGAGAGCTGCTGAGCCCGGCCGAGCCCGGCCCAGCCGCCGGAGCCCGGAGGATCGCGCGGGGCTGTCGCCACCTGTCCGGTGGCTTtgagcccgcccccgcccccacccggcCCAGAGCCCACCCCTCGGCGGGGCCGACCCCGAGGGCAGCCGGCTGGCAGCAGACGGCGAGGGAGGTGAGCGAGCGCGGCGCCGCGAGCGGATTGCGGGCAGCGGGGGACGGCAAACTTTGCTGTTCGCCGCGCTTCCCCGGCCCGGCCCCTTCTCCCATCGCCAACGTCGCCACCCCACTTTCCTCCAACCCCgcacacctctccccacccaccccacctcccgtcGCTCCTCCTCGCTGCCTTGACTCTGCTCCGGGGAAAACTTCAAAGCGCCGGATCGCAGGCTCCCTGCTTACTCCCCGGCTGGGGATTTCAGGTCAGTGCCCGGAACACCTTTCCCCGCGGAGGCCGCGCGGGCTGGCGTGCGTGCGTGCGGCGGGCTGCAGTCGGCCCCCTCCCTTGGGGCCCAGACTAGCGGCGGGTGGCTCCTCTGACTCTCTCGCGTACCCCTCGAAGCTTGTGCCTCGCGCTTCACTTTGTCTGCTTTGTTCGCTTTCGTTTTTATTTCCTAGCTGtaagttattaaaaatgcagCCAACCTAAGCGCCCCGGCGTGGGcttcggggagggaggggcgcggcggggttgggggctgggaggagagcagGGAGTTCGCGGAGTGGAAGTTTGCAGgcagtgtgtgcctgtgtgcgcgGGAGCGCGGTCGTCGCTGAGTGCCGCGAGtcgggcggggtggggcggggggtgtgAGCTGGGCTGGAAGCTGGGAAGCTCGGCTCGGCGTTAGCTCAGTAGCAGGAAGGGGAGGGCGGCGGGTTCCCGTCTGCTTTCTTTTTCGACTCGGGAAAGAACTGTAAAAACCCCCAGCCGCCGCTGCCTCGTCTCGCCTCTCCGGGGGCAGCTCGTTCTTGCTCGTGGAACGACGGCGTGTGCGTGCGCGAGGGTGTGTGTGGCGGGCGCCCCGGGCCGAGCCGAGCTCGACCTGCCGCCGCTGCCGCGCGACTCGGGAGGGGAGtcccgtttttttgtttttttgggtttttttggcttgcTCCAAAGCGTGAATCacgtggattaaaaaaaaaatactaggaaaTCGAGCAGAGCGAGGGGTTCCGACTCGGCCCGCCCGCCAGCCAGCCAGTCAGGTCAGACGCtttgttttgtaaatgttcttttaaaattttaatctgccACCCTGGTCCACCCCCACCTTCCCCGCGACGTCGTGGGGTTGGTTTTAAGTTGTGAGACCCCAGGGGTGGGGGTAGATcgtgcgggggcgggggcggcggcgggcggggggGCGAGACCTGGGTCCTCTGGGTAGCGTGGAGTCTGGTGGAAAGCCCTGTAGGGCGTGTGCGAGTCTGCGGCCGGAGGAAGTTGGTCCCACTCGGAGGGCGTGCGGCGCAGAGGCTGAGGGCGAAGAGGAACTTGCGCACCCGGGCGCGATCCTCGGCCGAGGCGGGGAGGGCGAGGCGCCGCTGCGCCGCGGGACCCGCGCTCGGAGCAGGCGGGCGGCTGCGCTG is a window encoding:
- the LOC132491619 gene encoding proline-rich protein 36-like gives rise to the protein MPENGEKFWWISTPLPPPLPPPCAPRAASSIPRLSKQFPHNRNVRGTRARSSGGTATVAQDSVFSEGSLGARLGEPPPPPPIPSAQDQQAARAAAAAQVGLSLAQDARPGGVCAANSVQAGEGRTRGEGDATQVVWGSDPDRRNAPGIDDGWGNSGKPFLGNHPSDTPPPRRCNGGAGAKRQRRRRGSPRAAGRGAQATLSPRREDLANTLTHTHSHTQPERALAANRQHGAGAPARARAAAAATRELLSPAEPGPAAGARRIARGCRHLSGGFEPAPAPTRPRAHPSAGPTPRAAGWQQTAREVSERGAASGLRAAGDGKLCCSPRFPGPAPSPIANVATPLSSNPAHLSPPTPPPVAPPRCLDSAPGKTSKRRIAGSLLTPRLGISGNRAERGVPTRPARQPASQVCCNGRRPPELRSCRIWRSELRFLARFRVARPQPFHR